In Janthinobacterium agaricidamnosum NBRC 102515 = DSM 9628, the DNA window TCCTGGTCTTTTTGAGGTAGGCCATGACCTTGTCGGTATCGTCGGTGCCGAGCGCCTTGACGGCTTTCAGGTAATTCGCCGCCGCCGAATAATCGGCCGCCTGCAGCATCGACGGCTCTTTTTTCATCTTGTCGAAATAACGTTTCGACCAGGCCCGGGTTTCCGGATTCAAGTCCCAATACCAGCCATCGGTCAGATACATACCCTGGGTCAGGTTCAAGCCCAGCGAATGGATGTCGTTGATAAAGATCAGCAAACCGGCCAGCCGCATATTCTTGGTCAGGCCGAATTCATTGGCCGCCTTGATGCTGTTGATGGCGTCGCCGCCGGCATTGGCCAGGCCGAGGATTTGCGCTTTCGATGCCTGCGCCTGCAGCAGGAAGGAGGAAAAATCGGACGCCGACAGTGGATGCTTGACGCTGCCCAGCACCTTGCCGCCCGCCTTTTGCACCACTTCCGCCGTATCTTTTTCAAGCGAGTGGCCGAAGGCGTAATCGGCGGTCATGAAGTACCAGTTCCTGCCGCCCTGCTTGACGATGGTGCCGCCGGTGCCGCGCGCCAGCGCCACCGTGTCGTAGGCGTAATGCACGGTGTACGGCGTGCATTCCTCATTGGTCAGGCGCGACGAACCGGCGCCGATCGCGATGAAGATTTTTTTCTTTTCCGCGGCCACTTTGGCCATCGCCAGGCTGGCGCCGGAATTGGTGCCGCCGATCAGCAAATCGACGCCTTGCTGGTCGAACCATTCACGCGCCTTGGAGGCGGCGATGTCGGCCTTGTTTTGATGGTCGGCCGAAATGAATTCCACTTTCTTGCCCGCCAGAACCACCCCGGCGTCGGCGATCGCCATCTTGATCGCCTCCGCTCCGCCCTGCCCGTCGACATCCGAATACACGCCGGACATGTCGGTGATGAAACCGATTTTAATCGTGTCGCCCGATACCTGGGCTTGCGCCGCGGCGCCCCATCCCAGCATGCACAGGGCCGATGCCGCGATGGCGATAGCGTTACATTTCATATTGTCTCCGTTGATGATGGTGGGTCTGTACGGTAGGGAAATACGATGCTTCAAACCAATCGAACCACTGTCGCTACACGCCCAGCAATTCGGTCAGCACGGGCATCTTGGCGTCGAGTTCGGACGCCGCAAACGTCTCGACGATCTGGCCATGCTCCATCACATAAAACCGGTCCGCCAACGGCGCGGCAAACCGGAAATTCTGCTCCACCATGACGATGGTGTAGCCCTTCGCTTTCAAGGTCGTGATCATGCGCGCCAGGCCCTGCACGATGACCGGCGCCAGCCCTTCCGAGATTTCATCGAGCAGCAGCAGCCGCGCGCCGGTGCGCAAGATCCGCGCCACCGCCAGCATCTGCTGTTCGCCGCCGGACAAACGCGTGCCCTGGCTATGCCTGCGCTCTTGCAGGTTGGGGAACATGGCGTAGATTTCATCGACCGCCATGCCCTTGCCGACGCCGTCCAGCACTGGCGGCAACATCAGGTTTTCCTCGGTCGACAACGATGAAAAAATGCCGCGCTCTTCAGGACAATAGCCGATGCCGAGATGGGCGATTTTGTGCGTCGCCAAACCTATCGCTTCGGCGCCGTTGACTTTGATCGACCCCTTGCGCGCGCCGGTCAGGCCCATGATGGCGCGCAAGGTCGTGGTGCGGCCGGCGCCATTGCGGCCCAGCAAAGTGACGACTTCGCCCTGCTCCACCTTGAAGTTCACGTCATGCAAGATATGCGATTCGCCGTACCAGGTATGCAGCCTGGAGATTTCCAGTGCGGCCGTCATCAATGCGCTCCTTCCAGCTCGGTCTGGGTGGTCCCCATATACGCTTCCATC includes these proteins:
- a CDS encoding ABC transporter substrate-binding protein translates to MKCNAIAIAASALCMLGWGAAAQAQVSGDTIKIGFITDMSGVYSDVDGQGGAEAIKMAIADAGVVLAGKKVEFISADHQNKADIAASKAREWFDQQGVDLLIGGTNSGASLAMAKVAAEKKKIFIAIGAGSSRLTNEECTPYTVHYAYDTVALARGTGGTIVKQGGRNWYFMTADYAFGHSLEKDTAEVVQKAGGKVLGSVKHPLSASDFSSFLLQAQASKAQILGLANAGGDAINSIKAANEFGLTKNMRLAGLLIFINDIHSLGLNLTQGMYLTDGWYWDLNPETRAWSKRYFDKMKKEPSMLQAADYSAAANYLKAVKALGTDDTDKVMAYLKKTRINDMFTKDGEIRPDGRMVHDMYLMEVKKPSESKAPWDYYKVVATVPGAQAYLTKAESKCSLWK
- a CDS encoding ABC transporter ATP-binding protein, coding for MTAALEISRLHTWYGESHILHDVNFKVEQGEVVTLLGRNGAGRTTTLRAIMGLTGARKGSIKVNGAEAIGLATHKIAHLGIGYCPEERGIFSSLSTEENLMLPPVLDGVGKGMAVDEIYAMFPNLQERRHSQGTRLSGGEQQMLAVARILRTGARLLLLDEISEGLAPVIVQGLARMITTLKAKGYTIVMVEQNFRFAAPLADRFYVMEHGQIVETFAASELDAKMPVLTELLGV